GCCGAAGTGCTCTGTTGTCACACTATGCGACTCACCTTGGGATTGGCCACAGACTTTTATTTAGGATAGGCTTATTATTATTTTCGGGGCATTTAACATTCATGTGTGCGTTCAAAATGTATGTCGTCGTACTTTTGTTCCTTTTCGCGACACTTTCGACGGTGGACAGCGGTAAGAACATTTATTTCTGTCTTGTTGCTAAAGGTGAAAGTAAAATGTTTTTTTGGCTGAGTTGCTATAGACCTagtgaaaaaataataatatggaGAAATTATTATCATCGAGGCACATTTTGACGATTCATGTTCAATTGTTGTATCGTGAAAATTGTAGGTTAAGTTAtttattgttctgttgaaaatgtTCGCAAACTGTCAAAAATAATAATTACTTACTTAATAACTTCAACTTCCCAACATTTTATTTAGTTATTAAAACTGTATTGATAATTAGGCTACAATGTTTATGTTTTGCCTCTTGCTGCCAAATTCAGTTGACTGTACACCTGTGAAAACTATCTCACCTGGCAACAGAAAAGGACAGTTTGATTGGTTGGAAATGCTATGGCGACGACAAGTCTAGTGCACAATTTCGTTGATCCAGGATCAGTTTTTTTAGTTTGGTCTCTTTCAATAACCATTGTAGGCTAAGTGGTGAACAgaaattgtatgattttttaaatacaaataatatGAAAAATGTAACAGAACAGATTAAGGTACATTTTATCACCATCATTCCTTTATTTAGTATTCCAATCAATTTGATATTCCTTAAAAAGTCATCCCCAATTATTTTGGTCTTTGAAGAAGCATCTCTACTCAGGAGTCACGACTAACTCATGTTTCACTTTTTGTGACCAGTGGAGAAATGGTCGCTGAATTACATCTACACTGCCCTGTCAAAGCCAGTAGAATTGcctggtatccatgagttcactGCCATGGGTCTGATGAATGACAAACAGATAGATTACTATGACAGTGTGGCAAAGAAGAAGATTCCCAAACAGGACTGGATGAGGGAGAAGATGCCAGCAGACTACTGGGATAAAGGCACTCAGTCACGCAAGAGCAAGGAGCAGTGGTTCAAAGTCAACATCAACATCCTGATGGATCGCATGAGGCACAACAACACTGGTGAGGGAACATCTGCAATCTGTCCTACGCTCACCGTTAATCTTTTAAAATTGTAGGTCATTAGTTATCCATGTATATTGTCATCATTGACTGTCTTTTTCATTTGTTTTTCCTCTCAGATGTCCATATCCTTCAGTGGAAACATGGCTGTGAGGTTGACCAACAGAGTGACGGCACATTGAAATTCATAAAGGGCACAGACCAGTACAGCTACGATGGTGACGACTTCCTGGCCTTTGATGATGCCAATATGCAGTGGGTGGCCCCAGTTGTTCAAGCTCAAGCGACTAAGAGGAAGTGGGACGGGGTCCAGATCCTCAACCAGTACACCAAGGGCTACCTGGAGAAGGAGTGTGTGGACTGGCTTTCCAAATTTATGGCATACGTGGACAAAGAATTCAGTATGGCTGATTGTGAGTACTTTTTGAAAAGTGTTCTAAACTTCACATAGTGTAGCCTAACTATGGATAACTCGAAGGATCTTTTTACAACTCAGATAGAGTACTTTGGACCTAAAATAGTATAGCCTAACAAATGGTTAACAAAAAAACGACCATTTGTACATGTGAGATCAGAAATAATATTAATGTTCTCCGTTTATTCCCCTTTAGCCCCTCCGAGGGTCTATGCATTTGCTAAAAAGGCCAAAACTGCAGGACATGTCCGACTGACCTGCATGGCCACAGGTTTCTATCCCAAAGATGTGATTATGCAAATGAAGAAGAATGGTGTTCCATTGACCAAACGTGATGGAGTGCAGTCTACAGGAGTCCTACCCAATGATGATGACACCTACCAGATCAGGATGAGTGTGCAGATCCCAGAGGCAGATAAGGAAACTTATGAATGCTCTGTCAACCATGTAGCTTTGAAGGAGCCAGTTGTGGTAAAATGGGGTAAAGTACTCCTTATATTCAATATaccggtactgtatgtattttcaACAAACCAGTTATTAGTTAACCAGTTATGGTTATCAGTTGTGGTAAAATCAGATGTTTCTGAGTTTGTTAACAGGTCATGAATGCAGATGATTAAAATGTGAAATGTTTTTCAAGCTCAATGTACAATATGTCATTGTTAATGCTGAATATGTCCTCTTATATTGTCTTCCACGCAGATGGGAAATGCTGCGATTGTACCCAAGTAACAGGTGTTATCATtggtgctgttgttgtgctggtcCTCCTGCTGACCGCGGTTAGCTCCATGTTGGTTCTTTGGAAGAAAGGCAAAATATGTAAGTTTTTCACATTGTGAATGaatttcatacagtatgttatttttcttatttgtattgttttgtgaGATAAACTAAAGCGATTATGGTCATTTAAGCATGTGGAAACCTTTTTTGATATCAGGGCGTGACTTTAGTAAATCTCAAGTCGGGAGGTCAAAAAAAGAGAGTATTGTATGTTTATTTTTCCTACCACTGTGTTTCCACTGTTTCTTCCACTGTTTCAGATACTCATTTAATAAAAACCTGTCATATTTGGCATTAACATCTTGCTCCATTGTTTTAGTTGCTGGTAAAAAAGGAGATCTACCAGCTACTGGGATCCAGGCACCTCTAAATGGTACCGTTGATAGAATGTCATGTACTTTGTCCTTCCTAGAACAATTACATGTGTAGCAGTAGCACAGCAATACCAAAGATCTGGTAGGGATATGTATAATGAGGGGCCATCTTATCAGTGTTTATTGTTGTGATTTAATTATGTCTTGTGATGATTCAATTAATTAATGACAGCCCCCCCATATCCTTGTTTTTACACATAATTTTTATTAATCACATACAGATGAATAGTTTGACTTCTTATTGTCCACTTGTTGCTCTGGACAATAACGATCAGTATATAGCACATCAACCTTGTACTTGCAAAGCTAGTCCGTTCACATGACTCTGTTACTTTCAGGCAATGGAAATGGAACAGCCGTTTTGAACATGCCTGGTAAGACTTACAAATCTCATAGTTGTAGAGTGGAGGTCATGTTATGTTTCACAGTTGTTAAAAGCAGAGAAGGATCCAATTTCTTTCATGCAATGGAGTGTAGATTATAATTACAATTAAGAATGATTGACTGACAGCATTGATTTCTGGTATTGTAAAAAACACGTTCATTAAGTTTTCCAAAGTGACTTTAACAATACAACAAGGTCTGTCATGTTTACTTTTTGCCCGCAAAGGTTGCTTTAATCACCTTTATCACAAGTCATGTGGTATGTAGACTTGTAAAATGAAGGGACTCTGGTAATGTTATTCAAAAGTATTGTCAGTTATTTTATTGTATATTTCTTAAGTACATAGTGAAACTATGGAAGTGCTGATGTTAGTTCTGCTGTTCCAGGTCAAGGCAGCAACAAAAGTCTAGAGAGGGAGGCAATGCTGGCTAATGGAGGTAACAATTTATCCttgaaaaaatgtataaaaatatatataatctagTACAATCATGGCCTCCCAATCTCATTTTTGAAAGTTACATGTTTTTCTGGTGTTAGTTGTTGTTGAAAGTACTATTATGTATCTGAGCACTTAAAAGATTTAGTTCCTCCAGCCATGCCACCATGTATCCAACTAGGGAACTGGCACATGTCCATCAACAGTACAAACCACATATTAACTAACATCCCCAAACATTCAGTGGTAAAAAAAAGTACTCAAGTTTCATACATGAGTCAAAGTAAATATAcaataatagaaaatgactcaagtaaaagtgaaagtcacccagtaaaatactacttgagtaaaagtctaaaagtatttgggtttaaatatacttaagtatcaaaagtaaatggaattgctaaaatgtaccaaaagtataaaccatttcaaattccttatattaagcaaaccagatggcacaattttcttgttattgtgtttagtgagtccgccagatcagaggcagtagggatgaccagggattttctcttgataagtgtgtgaattgatccattttcctgtcaaaatgtaacgagtacaaaaaatctatatatatattctttaggaatgtagttgaAAGTTGAAAAAGTTGGCAAAAAATAAATAGCAAAGTAATGTTCAGATaaccaaaaaaactacttaagtagtactttaaagtatttttacttaagtactttacaccactgcaaacaTCCCAACATCCTTTTACAAATATCAGTATCATGAGACTACATTGACATGTATACTAACTGCACGATTACTATGTATTATTTAGGTGTAATTCTGTCATGTTTGCTATTTGATGCAAACTTTACTTTAATCACCTTTGTCACAAATCATGTGGTATGTAGACTTGTAAAATGAGGGGACTGTGAATCCTAGTCAAGCAAATGTTTCTCAAGGAAGGGAACACCTAAAGAATAACTAGCAATTAGACACTGAACATAGTAGGAGACAACATGACACATTCATTCTAACTAATGAATTATCTGTACCGAGTAGGATTATTATGACACTGACGTGAAATGTAAAGTCACATCTTCTATGTACTAGGTGGGTAGTTATCGATTCAGTCAAATCAGAGAGGGAATTACATTGCTATGATGATTTTTCCGTTAATTTATTGAATTTGATTTGGGAATATGCATGCCTATAGAGGACCAATGATCATCACTGAAGGCTTTATATCTGTATCTAACTAAAGAGTGATAATATTATCTTTTCCCAGGGACAAAGGATGGCGCTAGCAGCACTGACTCTGGTAATGTTATTCAAAAGTATTGCCAGTTATTTTATTGTATATTTCTTAAGTACGTAGTGAATGCAGTTGAAACTATGGAAGTGCTGATGTTAGTTCTGCTGTTCCAGGTCAAGGCAGCAACGAACGTCTAGAGAGGGAGGCAATGCTGGCTAATGGAGGTAATATAATTTATCCTTAAAATATATATCATGTAATACAATCATGGCCCCCCAATCTCATTCTTGAAAGTTAGATGTTTTTCTGGTGTTAGTTGTTGTTGAAAGTACTATTATGTATCTGAGCACTTAAAGGATTTAGTTCCTCCAGCCATGCCACCATGTATCCAACTAGGGAACTGGCACATGTCCATCAACAGTACAAACCATATATTAACTAACATCCCCAAACATCCAGTGGTAAAAAAAAGTACTCAAGTGTCAtacatgagtaaaagtaaatatacaataatagaaaatgactctagtaaaagtgaaagtcacccagtaaaatactacttgagtaaaagtctaaaagtatttgcgtttaaatatacttaagtatcaaaagtaaatggaattgctaaaatgtacttaagtatcaaaagtaaaagtgtaaaccatttaaaattccttatattaagcaaaccagacggcaaaatgttcttgttattgtgtttagtgagtccgccagatcaaaggcagtagggatgaccagtgcttttctcttgataagtgtgtgaattgatcaattttcctgtcaaaatgtaacgagtacaaAAAGgctatatatattttctttaggaatgtagtgaagtaaaagtaaaagttgccaaaaaataAATAGCAAAGTAATGTTCAGATAAcgaaaaaactacttaagtagtactttaaagtatttttacttaagtactttataccactgcAAACATCCCAACATCCTTTTACAAATATCAGCATCATGACATGTATACTAACTGCACTATTACTATGTATTATTTAGGTGTAATTCTGTCATGTTTGCTATTTGATGCAAACTTTACTTTAATCACCTTTGTCACAAATCATGTGGTATGTAGACTTGTAAAATGAAGGGACTGTGAATCATAGTCAAGAAAATGTTTCTCAAGGAAGGGAACACCTAAAGAATAACTAGCAATTAGACACTGAACATAGTGGGAGACAACATGACACATTCATTCTAACTAATGAATTATCTGTACCGAGTAGGACTATTATGACACTGACGTGAAATGTAAAGTCACATCTTCTATGTACTAGGTGGGTAGTTATCGATTCAGTCAAATCAGAGAGTGAATTGCATTGCTATGATGATTTTTCCGTTAATTCATATAATTTTATTTGGGAATATGCATGCCTATAGAGGACCAATGATCATCACTGAAGGCTTTATATCTGTATCTAATTAAAGAGTGATAATATTATATTTTCCCAGTGATAAAGGATGGCGCTAGCAGCACTGACTCTGGTAATGTTATTCAAAAGTATTGCCAGTTATTTTATTGTATATTTCTTAAGTACATAGTGAATGCAGTTGAAACTATGGAAGTGCTGATGTTAGTTCTGCTGTTCCAGGTCAAGGCAGCAACGCAAGTCTAGAGGAGAGGCAATGCTGACAAGTTGAGGTAATATAATTTATCCTTAAAATATATATCATGTAAGACAATCATGACCCCCCAATCTCATTCTTGAAAGTTACATGTTTTTCTGGTGTTAGTTGTTGTTGAAAGTACTATTATGTATCTAAGCACTTAAAGGATTTGGTTCCTCCAGCCATGCCACCATGTATCCAACTAGGGAACTGGCACATGTCCATCAACAGTACAAACCACATATTAACTAAAATCCCCAAACATTCAGTGGTAAAAAAAAGTACTCAAGTGTCAtacatgagtaaaagtaaatatacaataatagaaaatgactctagtaaaagtgaaagtcacccagtaaaatactacttgagtaaaagtctaaaagtatttgcgtttaaatatacttaagtatcaaaagtaaatggaattgctaaaatgtacttaagtatcaaaagtaaaagtataaaccatttaaaattccttatattaagcaaaccagacggcaaaatgttcttgttattgtgtttcgtgagtccgccagatcagaggcagtagggatgaccagggatgttctcctgaTAAGTTTGTGAATTgatccattttcctgtcaaaatgtaacgagtacaaaaaatctatatatatattctttaggaatgtagtgaagtaaaagtaaaagttggcaaaaaataAATAGCAAAGTAATGTTCAGATAacaaaaaaaacgacttaagtagtactttaaagtatttttacttaagtactttacaccactgcaaacaTCCTTTTACAAATATCAGCATCATGAATCTACATGGATATGTAATACTAACTGCACTATTACTATTTATTATTTAGGTGTAATTCTTAGTTATCTAAATGATTGTATTATTGTCATTAGCATGCCTACTGTTACTGCAGCTATAGCCCTGCGTATAAAAAAACAAGCACCCATTCCCATAatgactttctctctctattctctcagcCATTGAGGAGTGACTGACAACACGTCTAAATCTAGCAAACAACATCTGTTTTGTCAACAAATACTGTCAATGTGGATGTGTACATTCCCAAGAATTGACCGTTTTGATCGGCTTGGATTTGAATACTTATTAATTAATGTTTTGATCTTTCGAATATCATAATAGAATTCCTTTTCAACAAATTGATTTGTAAACCGCCTATATTTGGGCCATTTTAATGTATTGGTATTGGAACCTTATTCTATTTCTATTGTAGATTGTTTATTTTAAACTGGAAACCAATCATTTAAATCGttgcacacacataaacacacatgcacTGAACTgctttttaaatatgttttgttttcatttTTCGGGGAAAGTATAAATCACTGCATTAATAAAAGACTCCTTTATGAACCAATGAGAACGCCTCAGTATCCCTTATGTGTTCAACACTGCATGCCACATTTGACTGTTTCAATGATGATTGGACCCTTGTTATGCTTTTGAGTCATTATAATAATGAAGGATACCAATGAAAAAGTTAAGATTATGCATATAGGCCTAGCTGCAGTTAACACAAGCAACCAAACTAGTTTGACCATGTTCCATGAGGAAACATGGGAGTTCACCTGTCAGGAGAGCCCAGGTTCACTGTCGTCGCACTGTGTGGCTCACCTGCGAATTTGACACAGAAATGATTTAGGATAGATATTCTCATTATTTTTCGGGCAATTCATTCAATGTGagcattcaaaatatattttgtcgtACTTTTGCTCCTTTTTGGGACACTTTGACAATGGACAGTGGTGTAATGTTGCTAAAAGTGAAAGTAAAATGTTGTTTGGTGGCGGACTGAAGATGGGGAACTGAACGTAGTTATGTAGAGCACCTCAAGATAAAAACGTAATATTCAATATCGGTAAATTAGACTAAATGTTAGCACTACACAATCTGGTGGGTGATATCCTTCAATCTGGATAACAAAACAAAACGAGAAATGTATCGACAAATATTACGAAAACAAGCAACACCCAAACATGACGgtgagtaagacaggggaacctatTTCAAAACAAAAAAGTGACTCTTCCACAGACGATTTAATATTTTCACCACCGGGAATGGTAAAGGTCGAAACCAATCTGTTAAAATCAGTAAATTACAAACTGGGTATACTTGAACTAGTCAGTAAAGATATAAAAGAGTTGAAGGCAAGCCTCGAGATGAGTGATGAAAAAGCTGTGACATTGGAGAAAGACACAAACAAGCTAAAAGGGACAGTCTTTAAGATTGAAACAGAAGTTTATGAACTTAAAAAGAAGAACACTgttctgagagaagccttacttgacatacagactagatccatgagagagagagagagatacttacAGGTAtccaagagaaagaaggagaagctCCTGAATCTGTAGTTAGAGAGTTCCTCCTTACAACGCTTCAGATTCCACGCGAAGCTATCGACAAAATCCAACTCGAACATGTACACCGCTTCGTACAGAGAGAGCAGAGGTATGAACGCCCAATCGTTGCCAAATTAGCTccttttaaagataaaataatgaTTAAAAGCCTGGTAAAAGACTTGCTGGGACCCAAATTGGTATGAATGACCAGTTCCCAAAGGAGATTGCAGAACGGCGTAAAGTTCTGTATCCAATTTTCAAGGAAAATAGATTAAAAGGGAAACGAGTAGCTCTCGTCGTCGATAAGCTATATATTGATAGCcagttgttcagagacacaaagaCTACTCCATGGCTATTTTAAAAATGACAAAGTTCTTATAGACGAGGAATATAATGAAACACAATTCTAGCCCGGTTATTGACTGTAATAATACAACAAAAAATATAGCTTTTCTATATATCTTCAATTATAACTAATTGGAACACAAAAGCACTAATTCAACATGGTGAAGATAAAAACTCAGTAAACagaaggcacagtatgtgtggtgtgtggtttttGATTTTGGGGAAAGTGTGGCGTTTAGTGAGAAAggaaatggttgcatatcccagaACCAATGTATTGCTGAGAGCGGGGGTGTGAGAGAGCTTTCAATGTTGTTCAGATGATGGATATACTTTTTATAATGAATTAtacatattatttattttttgtcctatcatggtggaacagcgttttaaaataaattatacatttgatttatttattgttCTATCATGGGGAACtacatttttaaaattaattATACGTCTAATTTATTTACTTATGATCCTATATTGATGGAATGGTCCACAACCCTATACCCTAGATacccacctgaatgacccagatactAAGGAGAAGTCCCTAGCTGTTTTATGGGCCTGCTGTAAGTGGTCTGTATGCAGCCAAAATGCAGTCAGAGACCTAGAGCAGCACTGCCCCCTCAAGATTCGGATCCTgcttggcagggttggtcctgcaaagccaaagccccctAAAGGGAGAGCATAATATGCAAGTAAATTCTCAAAgatgctaatgagaaccttgacgaccttgtacctagccggtgtgtattccggtggggtgcccccacccaggcagtggcagtgctggcaacactagctgcagtaacccatggggagggggtcacactcggacattcagagagggggtatattattgtggccctggtggcacaaaatTAAAAGTTTGACTGCATGGTGTTTCAGGGAAAAGGAGTACATTTGACCTCCTGTAACGGTTGtcgtcttcctcttctgaggaggagtaggaaatatcggaccaatatgcagcgtggtaagtgttcgtcatatttaTTACACTGAACACAGGAAACAAACGAACAAGCGAATAAagaaaaaacgaaacagtcccgcaTGGTGAAAAACTCTGAAacggaaaataaccacccacaaacaagagtgggaaaacaggctacctaagtatggttctcaatcagagacaacgattgacagctgcctctgattgggaaccataccaggccaaacatatagaaatataaacgcaagaacaaaacatagaatgcccaccccaactcacaccctgaccaacctaatatagagacatacaaaaggaactaaggtcaggacgtgacagtacccccccaaaggtgcggactccgaccgcaaaacctaaacccataggggagagtctgggtgggcatctgtccgcggctctggctctggcggctctgaccccactccaccttagtctcggtccacttaggtggcgcctttggagcggcgaccctcgccgccgacctcggactggggaccctttcaccgggccccgaatagacgggagactccgtcagcgccggacaggcgggcgactccggcagtgccggagtgaagggcaactctggcagcgccggagtgaagggcgactctggcagcgccggagtgaagggtgactctggcagcgccggagtgaagggcgactctggcagcgccggagtgaagggtgactctggcagctcctgccTGAAGGGTGACACTGGCAGCTCCTgcctgacggacggctctggcagctcctgactgacgggcggctctggcagctcctgactgctgacacatatttttcttaaaactgcattgctggttaaagtaagtaaacatttcactgtaaggtcttcacctgttgtattcggcgcatgtgacgaatacaattcgTTTTCCAGATTATATTTTGGGCTCTGATGAGGTACGACAACAACTAAGTTCATGAGGTAAAtctaagttatattcttgaagtatcaatgggtacatatcaatGCACTTTCCAACGAGATTTTCTTTACCCGAGAACAAATCACATGGTAAACGTGTGACATCCCAGTaccattattgttattcttaaaATGAATGAATGCTTTCAATTATTGACCAGGATGTAAAGACTGTATCAGGACAAGAATGCCATCAACAGTACATATTCTTTGAGATGAGATAAATTTGCACTCACCTTTAACCTTACCTCTTCTTTGACCATAGGGCGTATGTGGATGCAACGAAACCCCAGTGTTGCTTAGTAACCTGATGCCACTGACAGTGACCATCTTGGCTTTGTATGATGGGGGTCGCCAAGCCAAGCCCCTGACTGGCTGATTTACCACCAGTAAGActgcctctcccctcccctctcctctattctccccaGCTGTTAGTTTTGGAGAGCTGTATAGTACCTGTGGTAGAGTGGTACTAAAGGAGATTGATTGATTGCCAGAGAGTTGCTTGTCCAAAATATTGATCTACTCTACCGTAATTCTCTCTTGCTCTACTCTAGTGTAATTCTCTATTGCTCTACTCTAGTGTAATTCTCTATTGCTCTTGTCCTGagctgcttttctttatcttagGAATTTAATGATAGGATTTAGTgtaaaaatgtcatttttttccCCACAGACGATAGGGTTGTGAGGTAACACATACACTTTTACCCAAAGCGAGTGTGTCACTCTCAACATTGACTGTTGATCAaacaaccctggtgttgccagCACCATGCTCTAAAACACACTGAGTAATCCAGTGACAGTCCCAGAGCCTCTGAACCTAAAGACCAGTGAAGTCTCCACAGAGAGCTTCAGGGTCACCTGGGAACACTCAGCCCAAGACGTGGTCCTCTACAGACTCACCTGGACCACAACCAGAGGAGGAGACACTAAAgaggtctgtctggctgtctgtccatCTGCTTTTTTTCTCCTGTTGCCTACTAaaatggatctctctctctctctttctctctccatggtGAAGATGCTGGTGAATGGTAACATGAACACCTACCCTCTGACTGGACTGATTCCCAACACTGAATACAAGGTGCCCGTGTCCTCCACCTTCAGAGACAATTTCAAAAGTGACGCCGTGAACATCAACGAGTCAACAGGTAAACTACAGGATATGTAGCTAATCTAACCATTCTCAAAGACTTACACACCTACTGCAGACCTACAAT
This genomic interval from Oncorhynchus clarkii lewisi isolate Uvic-CL-2024 chromosome 18, UVic_Ocla_1.0, whole genome shotgun sequence contains the following:
- the LOC139373485 gene encoding H-2 class I histocompatibility antigen, Q10 alpha chain-like isoform X1; its protein translation is MCAFKMYVVVLLFLFATLSTVDSVEKWSLNYIYTALSKPVELPGIHEFTAMGLMNDKQIDYYDSVAKKKIPKQDWMREKMPADYWDKGTQSRKSKEQWFKVNINILMDRMRHNNTDVHILQWKHGCEVDQQSDGTLKFIKGTDQYSYDGDDFLAFDDANMQWVAPVVQAQATKRKWDGVQILNQYTKGYLEKECVDWLSKFMAYVDKEFSMADSPPRVYAFAKKAKTAGHVRLTCMATGFYPKDVIMQMKKNGVPLTKRDGVQSTGVLPNDDDTYQIRMSVQIPEADKETYECSVNHVALKEPVVVKWDGKCCDCTQVTGVIIGAVVVLVLLLTAVSSMLVLWKKGKIFAGKKGDLPATGIQAPLNGNGNGTAVLNMPGQGSNKSLEREAMLANGGTKDGASSTDSGQGSNERLEREAMLANGVIKDGASSTDSGQGSNASLEERQC